In one window of Gemmatimonadales bacterium DNA:
- a CDS encoding Gfo/Idh/MocA family oxidoreductase gives MTGAPLPVGVVGVGSLGCHHARLYASLPGVRLAGVFDTRAERAAEIAGQFRTRAYPSLDALLADVEAVSVVVPTPAHHEVGLAALGRGRHVLMEKPIAATLPEAEALVGAAERAGVLLQTGHVERFNRALRAAAPYLASPKFIESDRVAPFAARGSDVAVILDLMIHDLDLVLALVKEPVVDVRASGIGVVTSSVDIATARLEFGSGAVANLTASRLARERVRKLRIFQPSGYFSLDLAAGKGEFLRLKPDAQRALAEGATDLARLVERVSLSAPEAEPLALELGNFVRAVRGSEPPAVTGKDGLSALALAFRVLEAVGSPAALHGA, from the coding sequence GTGACCGGCGCCCCGCTCCCCGTCGGGGTCGTCGGCGTCGGGAGCCTCGGTTGCCATCACGCGCGTCTCTACGCTTCGCTCCCGGGCGTCCGGCTGGCGGGCGTGTTCGACACGCGAGCCGAGCGCGCCGCCGAGATCGCCGGACAGTTCCGGACCCGGGCCTATCCCTCGCTCGACGCCCTGCTCGCCGACGTGGAGGCCGTGTCGGTGGTGGTGCCCACCCCGGCCCACCACGAGGTCGGCCTGGCGGCGCTGGGCCGCGGCCGGCACGTCCTCATGGAGAAGCCCATCGCCGCCACGCTGCCCGAGGCCGAGGCCCTGGTCGGGGCCGCCGAGCGCGCGGGCGTGCTGCTCCAGACGGGCCACGTCGAGCGCTTCAACCGGGCGCTCCGGGCGGCGGCCCCGTACCTCGCCTCGCCGAAGTTCATCGAGTCCGACCGGGTCGCGCCGTTCGCCGCGCGCGGCTCGGACGTCGCCGTCATCCTGGACCTGATGATCCACGACCTGGACCTGGTGCTGGCCCTGGTGAAGGAGCCGGTGGTGGACGTGCGGGCGTCGGGCATCGGCGTGGTGACCTCGAGCGTGGACATCGCGACGGCGCGGCTCGAGTTCGGGTCGGGCGCCGTGGCCAACCTCACGGCGAGCCGGCTGGCGCGGGAGCGGGTCAGGAAGCTCCGGATCTTCCAGCCGTCGGGCTACTTCTCGCTCGACCTCGCGGCCGGCAAGGGCGAGTTCCTGCGCCTCAAGCCCGACGCGCAGCGGGCGCTGGCCGAGGGCGCGACCGACCTGGCCAGGCTGGTCGAGCGCGTGTCGCTCAGCGCGCCCGAGGCCGAGCCGCTCGCGCTCGAGCTGGGCAACTTCGTGCGGGCCGTTCGAGGGTCCGAGCCACCGGCCGTGACCGGCAAGGACGGGCTCTCGGCGCTGGCTCTGGCGTTCCGCGTGCTGGAGGCGGTGGGAAGCCCGGCGGCGCTGCACGGCGCGTGA
- the lpxA gene encoding acyl-ACP--UDP-N-acetylglucosamine O-acyltransferase: MSDATIHPTAIVSPDAELGPGVEIGPFAIVGPQVSLGAGCRIAARATLEQNVRLAPQCRVGSGSILGGAPQDLKYAGEETWVEVGEGTVIREYCTINRGTTQSRVTRLGKNCLVMTYVHMAHDCHVGNRVILTNGVQLAGHVTVDDCAIISGLTPVHQFVKIGAYAFIGGMSRVTKDVPPYTKAVGNPMKLYGLNAVGLQRHGFTPETVAELKKAYRLFFRSGLNISQALERARAELTMLPEVETFLQFIEASARGVLV, encoded by the coding sequence ATGAGCGACGCGACCATCCATCCCACCGCCATCGTCTCGCCCGACGCCGAGCTCGGCCCGGGCGTGGAGATCGGTCCGTTCGCCATCGTCGGCCCGCAGGTCTCGCTGGGTGCGGGATGCCGCATCGCCGCGCGCGCCACCCTTGAGCAGAACGTGCGGCTCGCGCCGCAGTGCCGCGTGGGCAGCGGCAGCATCCTCGGCGGCGCGCCCCAGGACCTCAAGTACGCGGGCGAGGAGACCTGGGTCGAGGTGGGCGAGGGCACCGTGATCCGCGAGTACTGCACCATCAACCGCGGCACCACCCAGTCGCGCGTGACGCGCCTCGGGAAGAACTGCCTGGTGATGACCTACGTCCACATGGCGCACGACTGCCACGTGGGCAACCGCGTCATCCTCACCAACGGCGTGCAGCTGGCGGGGCACGTCACCGTGGACGACTGCGCGATCATCAGCGGGCTCACGCCGGTGCACCAGTTCGTGAAGATCGGGGCGTACGCCTTCATCGGCGGGATGTCCCGGGTCACCAAGGACGTGCCGCCGTACACCAAGGCGGTCGGCAACCCGATGAAGCTGTACGGGCTCAACGCGGTGGGGCTGCAGCGCCACGGGTTCACCCCGGAGACGGTGGCCGAGCTGAAGAAGGCGTACCGGCTGTTCTTCCGCTCGGGCCTCAACATCAGCCAGGCCCTCGAGCGCGCGCGCGCGGAGCTCACGATGCTGCCCGAGGTCGAGACCTTCCTCCAGTTCATCGAGGCGAGCGCGCGCGGAGTGCTGGTGTGA
- the lpxC gene encoding UDP-3-O-acyl-N-acetylglucosamine deacetylase, producing the protein MASPGKDSLPRRTLRRAATLDGVGMHTGVPARVTLCGGEPGSGIVFRRTDLAGAPTVPARLTSVSGVERRTTLAANGAEVHTVEHVLAALHALGVDDVVVELTGPEPPILDGSFAPFVEAVRRAEPAEHGGEAVQYTVTEPFALREGEASYLVGPADQLKISATIEFPHPLIGRQSGCWDITPDAFEHELAGARTFGFVREVEQLRSRGLIAGASTANAVVLDDRGVVDNTLRWPDEFVRHKAADLVGDLALVGGRIHGHVVADKPSHRGNVALGNAIRRRAAVSGGHPPLDIRDILQILPHRYPMLLVDRIVEMEEGKRIVGIKNVTINEPFFQGHFPDHPIMPGVLMIEAMAQVGGVMLMGFIQKSGEGHDKVVYFMSLDNVKFRRPVVPGDQIRFELELLQHKERASRMRGVGYVDGHVVVEAEMMARIVER; encoded by the coding sequence GTGGCAAGTCCGGGCAAGGATAGCCTGCCACGCCGCACGCTGCGGCGCGCGGCGACGCTCGACGGCGTCGGGATGCACACCGGCGTTCCGGCCCGGGTGACGCTGTGCGGCGGCGAGCCCGGGAGCGGGATCGTGTTCCGCCGCACCGACCTCGCCGGGGCGCCGACGGTCCCGGCCCGGCTCACCAGCGTCTCGGGCGTCGAGCGGCGCACCACGCTGGCCGCGAACGGCGCCGAAGTGCACACGGTCGAGCACGTGCTCGCCGCGCTGCACGCGCTCGGCGTGGACGACGTGGTGGTGGAGCTGACCGGTCCGGAGCCGCCGATCCTGGACGGCTCGTTCGCCCCGTTCGTGGAGGCGGTGCGCCGGGCGGAGCCCGCGGAGCACGGCGGCGAGGCGGTGCAGTACACCGTCACCGAGCCGTTCGCGCTGCGCGAGGGCGAGGCGAGCTACCTGGTGGGACCGGCCGACCAGCTCAAGATCTCCGCCACGATCGAGTTCCCCCATCCCCTGATCGGCCGGCAGTCGGGCTGCTGGGACATCACGCCCGACGCGTTCGAGCACGAGCTGGCCGGCGCGCGCACCTTCGGGTTCGTCCGGGAGGTCGAGCAGCTGCGCAGCCGCGGACTGATCGCGGGCGCCTCGACGGCCAACGCGGTGGTGCTCGACGACCGGGGAGTGGTGGACAACACGCTGCGCTGGCCCGACGAGTTCGTGCGCCACAAGGCGGCGGACCTGGTGGGCGACCTGGCGCTGGTGGGCGGCCGGATCCACGGCCACGTGGTCGCCGACAAGCCGAGCCACCGCGGCAACGTCGCCCTGGGGAACGCCATCCGCCGCCGGGCCGCGGTGAGCGGGGGCCACCCGCCGCTCGACATCCGCGACATCCTCCAGATCCTCCCCCACCGCTACCCGATGCTGCTGGTCGACCGCATCGTCGAGATGGAGGAAGGGAAGCGGATCGTCGGGATCAAGAACGTGACCATCAACGAGCCGTTCTTCCAGGGCCACTTCCCCGATCATCCCATCATGCCCGGCGTGCTGATGATCGAGGCGATGGCGCAGGTCGGCGGCGTGATGCTGATGGGGTTCATCCAGAAGTCGGGCGAGGGCCACGACAAGGTGGTCTACTTCATGTCGCTGGACAACGTGAAGTTCCGCCGGCCGGTGGTTCCGGGCGACCAGATCCGGTTCGAGCTGGAGCTGCTCCAGCACAAGGAACGGGCCAGCCGGATGCGCGGCGTCGGCTACGTGGACGGCCACGTGGTGGTCGAGGCCGAGATGATGGCCCGGATCGTGGAGCGGTGA